One Cellulomonas sp. Y8 DNA segment encodes these proteins:
- a CDS encoding FliM/FliN family flagellar motor switch protein, whose translation MTVHTTGQAPARSRRRTHVPEPYDFRRPMTMAREHARVLEMAFETFARQWGNQLTARLRAMAQVTLDGLSLQTYDEYVRGLPGTTAMMLCTIEQTRQTAVVQVPVSATMVWIDYMLGGPGTGDVREDRELTEIELTLLRGVMGAALGDLGYAFSSLTPLDVTLRSVQYNPQFVQAVPASDAVLVATFLMRVGEREDVASVMFPAEVLLAAVRQADGVGSRSVEDQRAHELAVLDLEAAVEDVPVEVAVRFAPVVVRPRDVVGLAVGDVVPLSHPSSQPLDVVVDGVVLARAAAGNNGSRLACMVVTVEEKH comes from the coding sequence CTCCAGGCGGCGCACGCACGTGCCCGAGCCCTACGACTTCCGCCGCCCCATGACGATGGCGCGCGAGCACGCCCGCGTGCTCGAGATGGCGTTCGAGACGTTCGCCCGCCAGTGGGGCAACCAGCTCACCGCCCGCCTCCGCGCGATGGCCCAGGTGACGCTCGACGGGCTGAGCCTGCAGACGTACGACGAGTACGTGCGCGGCCTCCCGGGCACCACGGCGATGATGCTGTGCACCATCGAGCAGACCCGGCAGACCGCCGTCGTGCAGGTCCCGGTCAGCGCCACGATGGTCTGGATCGACTACATGCTCGGCGGTCCCGGCACGGGCGACGTCCGCGAGGACCGCGAGCTCACCGAGATCGAGCTGACGCTGCTGCGCGGCGTCATGGGCGCGGCCCTCGGCGACCTCGGCTACGCCTTCTCCTCGCTGACGCCGCTCGACGTCACGCTGCGCTCCGTCCAGTACAACCCGCAGTTCGTGCAGGCGGTCCCCGCCTCCGACGCGGTGCTGGTCGCCACGTTCCTCATGCGGGTCGGGGAGCGCGAGGACGTCGCCTCCGTCATGTTCCCCGCCGAGGTGCTGCTCGCCGCCGTGCGGCAGGCCGACGGCGTCGGCAGCCGCTCCGTCGAGGACCAGCGGGCCCACGAGCTCGCGGTGCTCGACCTGGAGGCCGCCGTCGAGGACGTGCCCGTCGAGGTCGCCGTCCGGTTCGCGCCGGTCGTCGTCCGCCCCCGCGACGTCGTCGGCCTGGCCGTCGGCGACGTCGTCCCCCTGTCCCACCCGTCGTCCCAGCCGCTCGACGTGGTGGTGGACGGGGTCGTGCTCGCGCGAGCCGCCGCGGGGAACAACGGTTCCCGCCTCGCCTGCATGGTCGTCACCGTCGAGGAGAAGCACTGA
- the fliN gene encoding flagellar motor switch protein FliN: MNAVPTAETTDAAVALAAATAAARLLPAAAPLVPAPAPAGARPDADALAVVASFVGPNSADVVLVADEAVRDALAAGAPDGSPLDLAAALRPALEAAVAELGAGVLEAARTETVATALPADAHLVALGTDEGVQAWFGLRLRTEPSAKAPGVPTQRASLNVLYDVEMTLTAELGRTKLPVRQVLELTPGAVLELDRAAGSPADVMVNGRLIARGEVVVIDEEFGIRITEIAREDGTI, encoded by the coding sequence ATGAACGCCGTCCCCACCGCCGAGACCACCGACGCCGCGGTCGCGCTCGCCGCGGCCACCGCCGCCGCCCGCCTGCTGCCGGCCGCCGCGCCGCTGGTGCCGGCCCCGGCCCCCGCCGGCGCCCGTCCGGACGCCGACGCGCTCGCCGTCGTCGCCTCGTTCGTCGGCCCGAACAGCGCCGACGTGGTGCTGGTCGCCGACGAGGCCGTGCGCGACGCGCTCGCCGCCGGCGCCCCCGACGGCAGCCCGCTCGACCTGGCCGCCGCGCTGCGCCCGGCCCTGGAGGCCGCGGTGGCCGAGCTCGGCGCCGGCGTGCTCGAGGCCGCCCGCACCGAGACGGTCGCCACCGCGCTGCCCGCCGACGCGCACCTCGTCGCGCTCGGCACCGACGAGGGCGTCCAGGCCTGGTTCGGCCTGCGCCTGCGCACCGAGCCGAGCGCGAAGGCGCCGGGCGTCCCGACCCAGCGCGCGAGCCTCAACGTGCTCTACGACGTCGAGATGACCCTGACCGCCGAGCTCGGCCGCACCAAGCTGCCGGTCCGCCAGGTCCTGGAGCTGACCCCGGGCGCCGTCCTGGAGCTCGACCGCGCCGCCGGCAGCCCGGCCGACGTCATGGTCAACGGCCGGCTCATCGCCCGCGGCGAGGTCGTCGTGATCGACGAGGAGTTCGGCATCCGCATCACCGAGATCGCGCGCGAGGACGGCACCATCTGA
- the fliO gene encoding flagellar biosynthetic protein FliO: MDTLVLGLRVLLALACVIGLIWVLARRAGWGKGRRRPAGPAVEVVGRQALGRHAGVVVVAVGDRRLLLGYGEQHVTMLTELDAVAEEEASDEEAAAPAAPLTLGALAAAVLPTPRRTRAAEPAAAPAAPAPVFEDALAEAAAAPVPGLVGLEVADVDAARLERMAAPAAQGALHGSVLAPSTWKQAVAVLRERTVRR; the protein is encoded by the coding sequence ATGGACACCCTCGTCCTGGGCCTGCGCGTCCTCCTGGCGCTCGCGTGCGTGATCGGCCTGATCTGGGTCCTCGCGCGCCGCGCCGGGTGGGGCAAGGGCCGTCGCCGGCCCGCGGGCCCGGCCGTCGAGGTGGTCGGGCGCCAGGCGCTCGGCCGCCACGCCGGGGTCGTCGTGGTCGCGGTCGGCGACCGCCGGCTGCTGCTCGGCTACGGCGAGCAGCACGTCACGATGCTCACCGAGCTCGACGCCGTCGCCGAGGAGGAGGCCTCCGACGAGGAGGCCGCCGCCCCGGCCGCGCCGCTCACGCTCGGGGCGCTCGCCGCCGCCGTGCTGCCGACGCCCCGGCGGACGCGGGCGGCCGAGCCGGCTGCCGCCCCGGCCGCGCCGGCGCCCGTGTTCGAGGACGCCCTCGCCGAGGCCGCCGCGGCCCCGGTCCCGGGTCTCGTGGGCCTCGAGGTCGCCGACGTGGACGCCGCCCGCCTCGAGCGCATGGCCGCGCCCGCCGCGCAGGGCGCGCTGCACGGCTCCGTGCTGGCGCCGTCCACCTGGAAGCAGGCCGTCGCGGTCCTGCGTGAGCGGACGGTGCGCCGGTGA
- the fliP gene encoding flagellar type III secretion system pore protein FliP (The bacterial flagellar biogenesis protein FliP forms a type III secretion system (T3SS)-type pore required for flagellar assembly.), producing MLVVLAVLGLVVALVVLGSGSAHAAPVPPEGPAAPTGPADPGTGEVSVAINGVNGTPSSSIVVLIGITLLSVAPSLLLMMTGFTKIFVVLSLTRNALGLTTVPPNQVIAGLALFLSLFVMAPVLSDVNTVAVQPYLDGSMDFTTALDAGSAPLREYMLGHTREADLALITRAADQPNPEDPASVPMLTLIPAFMLSELRSAFIIGFVIFIPFLVIDLVVSSVLMSMGMMMLPPVMVSLPFKLLLFVLVDGWGLIVTALVGAASGGGG from the coding sequence CTGCTCGTCGTCCTCGCCGTCCTCGGCCTGGTCGTCGCGCTCGTCGTGCTCGGCTCGGGCAGCGCGCACGCCGCGCCGGTCCCGCCGGAGGGCCCCGCCGCACCGACCGGCCCGGCCGACCCCGGCACCGGCGAGGTGTCGGTCGCGATCAACGGCGTGAACGGCACCCCGAGCAGCTCGATCGTCGTGCTCATCGGCATCACGCTGCTGTCGGTCGCGCCGTCGCTGCTGCTGATGATGACCGGCTTCACCAAGATCTTCGTGGTGCTGTCCCTCACCCGGAACGCCCTCGGCCTGACGACCGTGCCGCCGAACCAGGTGATCGCCGGCCTCGCGCTGTTCCTCAGCCTGTTCGTGATGGCCCCGGTGCTGTCCGACGTGAACACCGTCGCGGTGCAGCCCTACCTCGACGGCAGCATGGACTTCACCACGGCGCTCGACGCCGGCTCGGCCCCGCTGCGCGAGTACATGCTCGGGCACACCCGCGAGGCCGACCTGGCGCTCATCACCCGGGCGGCCGACCAGCCCAACCCGGAGGACCCGGCGTCGGTCCCGATGCTCACGCTCATCCCCGCGTTCATGCTCTCGGAGCTGCGGTCGGCGTTCATCATCGGGTTCGTCATCTTCATCCCGTTCCTCGTCATCGACCTGGTCGTGTCCTCGGTCCTGATGAGCATGGGCATGATGATGCTGCCGCCCGTCATGGTGTCGCTGCCGTTCAAGCTGCTGCTGTTCGTCCTCGTCGACGGATGGGGCCTGATCGTCACCGCCCTGGTCGGCGCCGCGTCGGGCGGGGGTGGCTGA
- the fliQ gene encoding flagellar biosynthesis protein FliQ: MDTSAVLDIGLDALIIAAKLSAPVLITALVVGFSVSLVQSVTQIQEVTLSFVPKAIAAAVALLVCGHWMIAELVTFTHQLFERIPALLGG; encoded by the coding sequence ATGGACACCTCGGCCGTCCTCGACATCGGGCTGGACGCCCTGATCATCGCCGCCAAGCTCTCGGCGCCGGTGCTCATCACCGCCCTGGTCGTCGGGTTCTCCGTCTCGCTCGTGCAGTCGGTCACCCAGATCCAGGAGGTGACGCTGTCCTTCGTGCCGAAGGCCATCGCCGCCGCCGTGGCGCTGCTGGTCTGCGGGCACTGGATGATCGCGGAGCTGGTGACCTTCACGCACCAGCTGTTCGAGCGCATCCCCGCGCTGCTCGGGGGCTGA
- a CDS encoding flagellar biosynthetic protein FliR, with translation MDVTLSLAAVQTAMLAGVRFAAFLMIAPPFAHRGIPGAVKAMLAVGLALAVLPRLDLVATESTGEFVGDLVLEAVVGAALGFLVSLVFSAVQAAGNLIDLFGGFQLAQAFDPQNMTSGAQFARLYNMTCLVLLFVSGAYQLLIGGLARSFDAVPPGAGLDLAAMAQVVTTGLSDMFLAALQIAGPLLVVLFLTDVGLGLLTRVSPALNAFAMGFPLKILMTVTFAGFAYLALPGVVDDLARRAVEAVLGVA, from the coding sequence ATGGACGTGACCCTCTCCCTGGCCGCCGTGCAGACCGCGATGCTCGCGGGCGTCCGGTTCGCCGCGTTCCTGATGATCGCGCCGCCGTTCGCGCACCGCGGGATCCCCGGCGCCGTCAAGGCGATGCTCGCGGTCGGGCTGGCGCTCGCCGTGCTGCCCCGCCTCGACCTCGTCGCGACGGAGTCGACGGGGGAGTTCGTCGGGGACCTGGTGCTGGAGGCCGTCGTCGGCGCCGCGCTCGGCTTCCTCGTGTCGCTGGTGTTCTCGGCCGTGCAGGCCGCGGGCAACCTCATCGACCTGTTCGGCGGCTTCCAGCTCGCGCAGGCGTTCGACCCGCAGAACATGACCTCCGGCGCCCAGTTCGCCCGGCTCTACAACATGACGTGCCTGGTCCTGCTGTTCGTCTCCGGCGCCTACCAGCTGCTCATCGGCGGCCTGGCCCGGTCGTTCGACGCCGTGCCGCCGGGTGCCGGGCTCGACCTCGCGGCGATGGCCCAGGTGGTCACCACCGGGCTGTCCGACATGTTCCTCGCGGCGCTGCAGATCGCCGGCCCGCTGCTGGTCGTGCTGTTCCTCACCGACGTGGGCCTCGGCCTGCTGACCCGGGTGTCGCCCGCGCTGAACGCATTCGCGATGGGCTTCCCGCTCAAGATCTTGATGACCGTGACGTTCGCCGGCTTCGCGTACCTGGCCCTGCCGGGTGTGGTCGACGACCTCGCGCGCCGGGCCGTCGAGGCCGTCCTCGGGGTCGCCTGA
- a CDS encoding flagellar biosynthesis protein FlhB, with product MAGGGDAGEKTEKATAQRMKEVHKDGKLSRSQDLTAWVGLAAAAVMLPSTATRAADAARDQLAAVREAIAAPDAGTVVDLLGDGLWSTVATLGPLMAVVAGVIIAVAVAQGGVHVKKFKPNVKQFNPVSGVKRLFGANAWWEGAKTLLKTAVVGLVLYLAVQALVPQLMGTGRIPLEHMLGVAGAGVKQLIVWGIGAGVLLAAIDLLVVVRRNRKQTRMSKQEIKEENKRTEGDPLVKGHIRSKQMAMSRNRMMAAVADADVVIVNPTHVAVALKYVAGTGAPRLVAKGAGAVAAKIREQATEHRVPMVEDIPLARSLHAACAVDQEIPAYLFTAVARVLAFVMQLKRRGAAMGRHTMPGGSVAPDDAPTTVAAARRRARQEKAA from the coding sequence ATGGCCGGGGGAGGGGACGCCGGGGAGAAGACCGAGAAGGCCACAGCCCAGCGGATGAAGGAGGTCCACAAGGACGGGAAGCTCTCCCGGTCCCAGGACCTCACCGCGTGGGTCGGCCTGGCCGCCGCCGCCGTCATGCTGCCGAGCACCGCCACCCGCGCGGCCGACGCCGCCCGCGACCAGCTCGCCGCCGTCCGGGAGGCGATCGCCGCGCCCGACGCCGGCACGGTCGTCGACCTGCTCGGCGACGGCCTGTGGTCGACCGTGGCGACGCTGGGCCCGCTGATGGCCGTCGTCGCGGGCGTGATCATCGCGGTGGCCGTCGCCCAGGGCGGCGTGCACGTCAAGAAGTTCAAGCCGAACGTCAAGCAGTTCAACCCGGTGTCCGGGGTCAAGCGGCTGTTCGGCGCGAACGCCTGGTGGGAGGGCGCCAAGACGCTGCTCAAGACCGCCGTCGTCGGGCTCGTCCTCTACCTCGCCGTGCAGGCGCTCGTGCCGCAGCTCATGGGCACCGGCCGCATCCCGCTCGAGCACATGCTCGGCGTCGCGGGCGCGGGCGTGAAGCAGCTGATCGTCTGGGGCATCGGGGCCGGCGTGCTGCTCGCCGCGATCGACCTGCTCGTCGTCGTGCGCCGCAACCGCAAGCAGACGCGCATGTCCAAGCAGGAGATCAAGGAGGAGAACAAGCGCACCGAGGGCGACCCGCTCGTGAAGGGGCACATCCGGTCCAAGCAGATGGCGATGAGCCGGAACCGGATGATGGCCGCGGTCGCCGACGCGGACGTGGTGATCGTCAACCCGACCCACGTCGCCGTCGCGCTGAAGTACGTCGCCGGAACCGGCGCCCCGCGGCTCGTCGCCAAGGGCGCGGGCGCCGTCGCCGCGAAGATCCGCGAGCAGGCCACCGAGCACCGGGTCCCGATGGTCGAGGACATCCCGCTCGCCCGGTCGCTGCACGCCGCGTGCGCCGTCGACCAGGAGATCCCCGCCTACCTGTTCACCGCCGTCGCCCGGGTGCTGGCCTTCGTCATGCAGCTGAAGCGCCGCGGCGCGGCGATGGGCAGGCACACGATGCCGGGCGGCTCGGTCGCCCCGGACGACGCACCGACCACCGTGGCAGCCGCCCGGCGTCGAGCCCGGCAGGAGAAGGCCGCATGA